The following are from one region of the Achromobacter xylosoxidans genome:
- a CDS encoding bifunctional 2-methylcitrate dehydratase/aconitate hydratase has protein sequence MSAPISNVRPDPDLVLVDIADYVLKYEIQSGLAYETARNCLIDTLGCGLEALEYPACRKLLGPIVPGTTVPHGAKVPGTQFQLDPVQAAFNIGAMIRWLDFNDTWLAAEWGHPSDNLGGILATADWLSRTAVAAGKPPLLMRDVLTGMIKAHEIQGCIALENSFNKVGLDHVVLVKVASTAVVAQMLGLSREEVINAVSLAWVDGQSLRTYRHAPNTGSRKSWAAGDATSRAVRLALIARTGEMGYPSVLTAKTWGFYDVLFKGQPFRFQRPYGSYVMENVLFKISFPAEFHAQTAVECAMELHARLQAAGKSADDIAKITIRTHEACIRIIDKKGPLANPADRDHCIQYMVAVPTLFGRLTAADYEDAVARDPRIDALRDKIVCVEDPAYTRDYHDPDKRSIANALTVEFKDGTRLDEIVCEYPIGHKRRRAEGIPLLETKFRTNLARMFPARQQDRILQASLDQKRLEAMPVHEYVDLYVI, from the coding sequence ATGTCTGCCCCGATCTCCAACGTCCGTCCCGATCCCGACCTGGTTCTGGTCGATATCGCCGACTACGTCCTGAAGTATGAAATCCAGAGCGGCCTGGCGTACGAAACGGCGCGCAACTGCCTGATCGACACGCTGGGCTGCGGCCTGGAAGCGCTGGAATATCCGGCGTGCAGGAAATTGCTGGGCCCCATCGTGCCCGGCACGACAGTCCCCCACGGCGCCAAGGTGCCGGGCACGCAATTCCAGCTCGATCCCGTGCAGGCCGCCTTCAACATCGGCGCGATGATCCGCTGGCTGGACTTCAACGACACCTGGCTGGCCGCCGAATGGGGCCACCCGTCCGACAATCTGGGCGGCATCCTGGCCACCGCCGACTGGCTGTCCCGCACCGCGGTCGCGGCCGGCAAACCGCCCCTGCTGATGCGCGACGTGCTGACCGGCATGATCAAGGCGCACGAGATCCAGGGCTGCATCGCACTGGAAAACTCCTTCAACAAGGTCGGCCTGGACCACGTCGTGCTGGTGAAAGTCGCCTCCACCGCCGTGGTGGCGCAGATGCTGGGCCTGAGCCGCGAGGAAGTGATCAACGCGGTGTCGCTGGCCTGGGTCGACGGCCAGAGCCTGCGCACCTACCGGCATGCCCCCAACACCGGCAGCAGGAAGAGCTGGGCCGCGGGCGACGCCACCAGCCGCGCCGTGCGCCTGGCGCTGATCGCCCGGACCGGCGAAATGGGCTATCCGTCCGTGCTGACGGCCAAGACCTGGGGCTTTTACGACGTGCTGTTCAAGGGCCAGCCGTTCCGGTTCCAGCGCCCCTACGGCAGCTACGTGATGGAAAATGTGCTGTTCAAGATTTCGTTTCCGGCCGAATTCCATGCGCAGACCGCCGTCGAATGCGCAATGGAACTCCACGCCCGGCTGCAGGCCGCCGGCAAGAGCGCCGACGACATCGCGAAAATCACCATCCGCACGCACGAAGCCTGCATCCGCATCATCGACAAGAAGGGGCCGCTGGCCAACCCGGCCGACCGGGACCACTGCATCCAGTACATGGTGGCGGTGCCGACGCTGTTCGGCCGCCTGACCGCGGCCGACTACGAGGATGCGGTGGCGCGGGATCCGCGCATCGACGCGCTGCGCGACAAGATCGTCTGCGTCGAAGACCCGGCCTACACCCGCGACTATCACGACCCCGACAAGCGTTCCATCGCCAATGCGCTGACGGTGGAATTCAAGGACGGCACGCGGCTGGACGAGATCGTCTGCGAGTACCCCATCGGCCACAAGCGCCGCCGCGCCGAAGGCATACCGCTGCTGGAAACCAAGTTCCGCACCAATCTGGCGCGCATGTTCCCCGCCCGCCAGCAGGACCGCATCCTGCAGGCCTCGCTGGACCAGAAGCGGCTGGAAGCCATGCCGGTGCACGAGTACGTCGACCTGTATGTGATCTGA